A part of Ziziphus jujuba cultivar Dongzao chromosome 8, ASM3175591v1 genomic DNA contains:
- the LOC107410312 gene encoding cytosolic sulfotransferase 15-like, whose translation MESSQRINELEELIPSLPKAKGWLGLGLSLYQGFYCPSKIVPNIISFQNHFQAHDQDIVLASKPKSGTTWVKALVFSILNRKRCELSNCALLNSNPHELVPFMEFSLYANNQLPDFSTMSYPRLFSTHIPFGSLPESVKQTHCRIVYICRNPLDIIVSHWHFANQACLEHNTHWTVEEFAEAYCKGEEAFGPFWDHM comes from the coding sequence ATGGAGAGTTCTCAAAGAATTAATGAGTTAGAAGAATTGATTCCCAGCCTTCCTAAAGCAAAGGGGTGGTTAGGTCTTGGTCTTTCCCTATACCAAGGCTTTTATTGTCCATCAAAAATTGTCCCAAACATAATATCTTTTCAAAACCACTTCCAAGCTCATGACCAAGACATCGTTCTTGCTTCTAAACCAAAATCAGGAACCACCTGGGTTAAAGCACTTGTGTTCTCAATCCTTAATCGAAAGCGTTGTGAGCTTTCAAACTGTGCCTTGCTCAATTCAAACCCACATGAACTTGTACCATTCATGGAGTTTTCTTTGTATGCAAATAACCAGCTTCCTGATTTTAGTACCATGTCTTATCCAAGGCTGTTTTCCACCCACATTCCTTTTGGATCATTGCCAGAATCCGTCAAGCAAACTCATTGTCGAATCGTCTATATTTGTCGAAACCCTCTTGACATCATTGTCTCACATTGGCATTTTGCAAACCAGGCTTGTTTGGAGCATAACACACATTGGACTGTGGAGGAGTTTGCAGAGGCATATTGTAAAGGAGAAGAGGCATTTGGGCCCTTTTGGGAccatatgtaa